A stretch of the Streptosporangium sp. NBC_01755 genome encodes the following:
- a CDS encoding glucose-1-phosphate thymidylyltransferase — MKALVLAGGKGTRLRPLTHTSAKQLVPVANKPVLYYGLEAIRQAGITGVGIVVGDTGHEIRAAVGDGSRFGLDVTYIPQEAPLGLAHCVLIAKEFLADEPFVMYLGDNFLVDGITGLVDDFRRNDHDAQILLTRVAEPQFYGVAELGPKGEIIGLEEKPERPRSDLAIVGVYIFSPAIHEAVRAITPSARGELEITDAVSWLVGNGFRVHSHLVSGYWKDTGRLQDMLECNRIVLERVEPDVRGTVDGLSEITGRVVVEAGAVVENSILRGPIVIGADTKILSSYVGPFTSIGSGCLVDGAEIEYSIVLDGSSVRGVSRVAHSLIGRSVEVSRAAGVSNTHELMVGDHSRIQVRG, encoded by the coding sequence TTGAAGGCACTCGTTCTGGCGGGCGGCAAGGGGACGAGGTTGCGCCCGCTGACCCATACCTCGGCGAAACAACTGGTCCCGGTCGCCAACAAGCCGGTGCTCTACTACGGGCTTGAGGCGATCAGGCAGGCCGGTATCACCGGCGTGGGCATCGTCGTCGGCGACACCGGCCACGAGATCCGGGCCGCGGTGGGCGACGGCTCGCGGTTCGGGCTGGACGTCACCTACATCCCCCAGGAGGCTCCCCTCGGGCTGGCGCACTGCGTTCTGATCGCCAAGGAGTTCCTCGCCGACGAGCCGTTCGTGATGTACCTGGGGGACAACTTCCTGGTGGACGGCATCACCGGTCTGGTGGACGACTTCCGTCGGAACGACCACGACGCGCAGATCCTGCTCACCAGGGTCGCCGAACCGCAGTTCTACGGGGTGGCCGAGCTAGGGCCGAAAGGTGAGATCATCGGCCTGGAGGAGAAGCCGGAGCGCCCGCGCAGCGACCTCGCGATCGTCGGGGTCTACATCTTCTCCCCGGCGATCCACGAGGCGGTTCGGGCGATCACCCCGTCGGCGCGCGGCGAACTGGAGATCACCGACGCCGTCTCCTGGCTCGTCGGCAACGGTTTCCGGGTCCACTCGCACCTCGTCAGCGGCTACTGGAAGGACACCGGACGCCTCCAGGACATGCTGGAGTGCAACCGCATCGTCCTCGAACGCGTCGAGCCCGACGTCAGGGGAACCGTGGACGGCCTGAGCGAGATCACTGGGCGGGTCGTCGTCGAGGCGGGCGCGGTGGTGGAGAACTCGATCCTCCGCGGGCCGATCGTGATCGGCGCGGACACCAAGATCCTCTCCTCCTACGTCGGCCCCTTCACCTCGATCGGTTCCGGCTGCCTGGTCGACGGCGCCGAGATCGAATACTCCATCGTGCTCGACGGCTCCTCGGTGCGGGGCGTCTCACGCGTCGCGCACTCCCTGATCGGGCGCAGCGTCGAGGTCAGTCGCGCGGCCGGGGTGTCCAACACCCACGAGCTCATGGTGGGCGACCACAGCAGGATCCAGGTGCGAGGCTGA
- a CDS encoding glycosyltransferase family 2 protein yields the protein MVIPCYRSARTLPALVDRLIPVLRGLSVRHEVILVVDGGPDDTWETAAELTRRFDAVRAIRLSRNYGQHNALVAGIREAAFEVVVTMDDDLQHPPEQIPLLLAALEGDRLDLVYGVPHDEEHGFLRSLASRSVKAAMAGALGIRTARTISAFRAFRTHLRDGFEDLSGPHASIDVALSWATAQVGSVGVHMNEREHGQSNYTPCLLVGHAMNMLLGYSTAPLRAASYLGFLVGVIGLVLGGAVLWRFAAGDTTVAGFTTVASMVALFSSAQLVSIGVLGEYIGRIHGNGMGRPTYVVRERAGSPAAALPPRPGGPSLPAHAGAGSGPDER from the coding sequence GTGGTTATTCCGTGTTACCGCTCCGCGCGGACCCTTCCGGCGCTGGTGGACAGGCTCATACCGGTCCTGCGTGGCCTGTCCGTCCGGCACGAGGTGATCCTCGTCGTCGACGGAGGCCCGGACGACACCTGGGAGACCGCCGCCGAGCTGACCCGCCGGTTCGACGCCGTCAGGGCGATCCGGCTCTCCCGGAACTACGGGCAGCACAACGCGCTGGTCGCCGGCATCAGGGAGGCGGCATTCGAGGTCGTCGTCACCATGGACGACGACCTGCAACATCCGCCCGAGCAGATCCCCCTGCTGCTGGCCGCCCTCGAAGGCGACCGCCTCGACCTCGTGTACGGCGTCCCGCACGACGAGGAGCACGGGTTCCTGCGGAGTCTCGCGTCCCGGTCGGTCAAGGCCGCCATGGCCGGTGCGCTGGGCATCCGCACCGCGCGCACGATAAGCGCCTTCCGGGCCTTCCGTACGCACCTGCGCGACGGCTTCGAGGACTTGTCCGGGCCGCACGCGTCGATCGACGTGGCCCTGTCCTGGGCCACCGCACAGGTGGGCTCCGTCGGCGTGCACATGAACGAGCGCGAGCACGGGCAATCGAACTACACGCCGTGCCTGCTGGTCGGGCACGCGATGAACATGCTCCTCGGTTACAGCACCGCTCCGCTCCGCGCGGCGAGCTACCTCGGATTCCTCGTCGGCGTGATCGGCCTGGTGCTGGGGGGCGCCGTCCTGTGGCGTTTCGCCGCGGGCGACACCACCGTGGCCGGGTTCACCACCGTCGCCTCGATGGTCGCGCTCTTCTCGTCCGCCCAGCTGGTGTCCATCGGAGTCCTCGGTGAGTACATCGGCCGCATTCACGGAAACGGCATGGGCCGCCCGACGTACGTGGTGCGCGAGCGTGCCGGGTCGCCGGCCGCCGCCCTTCCCCCGCGGCCCGGCGGCCCTAGCCTTCCCGCGCACGCAGGAGCCGGCTCCGGACCAGATGAACGGTGA
- a CDS encoding GtrA family protein — MVEVENRTARNDNSLFGRLAVISAFGDHRITYLLAGAMTAVVYCALLGLGLLAAEDRVPYLFLVVVSHLTTVVIVYPWYRLVVFRGSGDSWIGGYLRFYAVGLSFLAVSVIGVPLLVELAGIPVMVAQGVVIATSPPLSYAINRAWVFRNRGRV, encoded by the coding sequence ATGGTTGAAGTCGAAAACAGAACCGCCCGGAACGATAATTCGCTTTTCGGGCGGCTGGCCGTGATCTCGGCCTTTGGTGACCACCGCATCACATACCTGCTCGCCGGCGCCATGACGGCCGTGGTGTATTGCGCTCTCCTCGGCCTAGGATTGCTGGCCGCTGAAGATCGCGTCCCCTATCTTTTCCTGGTCGTGGTCAGCCATTTGACGACCGTGGTGATCGTCTACCCCTGGTACCGGCTGGTGGTCTTCCGCGGTTCCGGGGACTCCTGGATCGGGGGCTACCTGCGGTTCTATGCGGTCGGACTGAGCTTCCTGGCGGTGTCCGTCATCGGGGTCCCGCTTCTGGTGGAGCTCGCCGGGATCCCGGTCATGGTGGCCCAGGGGGTGGTGATAGCGACGAGTCCGCCGCTGAGTTATGCGATAAATCGGGCCTGGGTGTTCCGTAATCGAGGAAGAGTTTGA
- a CDS encoding GNAT family N-acetyltransferase codes for MAWCDMIGSRAVRAVESPLESVRFGCSVERLTVPAEAGTPFSTIAEALLGSAADVVVLRYPAEHVGWFAKLTAFDRTAVFADSLVYWRLRAGRGREPAPSPDLRTSEPVDPAAVKALVSDIFGAYGNHYLANPLFDAAEALAGYQEWALRSCAEGGCLALEDRGAGAESPRVLGLATLEEDGPRTEILLAGVVSGSQGRGLYAHLLRAVEDRALARGAAEVVISTQGHNTRVQRAWARYGFEPVQTFLTVHLVRSRLLRAREG; via the coding sequence ATGGCCTGGTGCGACATGATCGGGTCGCGGGCCGTACGGGCCGTGGAGTCGCCGTTGGAATCGGTCCGATTCGGATGCTCCGTGGAGCGGCTCACCGTCCCCGCGGAGGCCGGGACACCGTTCTCCACGATCGCCGAGGCGCTCCTGGGGTCGGCCGCGGACGTCGTCGTGCTCCGGTATCCGGCCGAACACGTCGGCTGGTTCGCGAAGCTGACCGCTTTCGACAGGACGGCCGTGTTCGCGGACTCCCTCGTGTACTGGCGCCTGCGCGCCGGGCGGGGGCGCGAGCCCGCTCCGTCGCCTGACCTGCGGACGTCGGAACCGGTCGACCCCGCCGCGGTGAAGGCGCTGGTCTCCGACATCTTCGGCGCGTACGGGAACCACTACCTGGCCAATCCGCTGTTCGACGCCGCGGAGGCACTGGCGGGCTATCAGGAGTGGGCACTGAGATCCTGTGCCGAGGGGGGATGTCTGGCGTTGGAGGATCGAGGCGCGGGAGCGGAGAGTCCGCGCGTGCTCGGGCTGGCCACGCTGGAGGAGGACGGCCCCCGGACGGAGATCCTGCTGGCCGGGGTGGTCTCCGGCTCGCAGGGGCGTGGGCTGTACGCCCACCTGCTCAGGGCCGTCGAGGACCGCGCGCTGGCACGTGGCGCGGCAGAGGTCGTCATCTCCACCCAGGGGCACAACACGCGGGTGCAGCGGGCATGGGCGAGGTACGGATTCGAGCCCGTCCAGACCTTCCTCACCGTTCATCTGGTCCGGAGCCGGCTCCTGCGTGCGCGGGAAGGCTAG
- the rffA gene encoding dTDP-4-amino-4,6-dideoxygalactose transaminase: MNVTDLTMVPFNRTHISTNELEYLGEAVRRRSTCGDGPFTRRAAELLGKITRAGQVLLTTSCTHALEMSAILLDLQPGDEVIMPSFTFVSTANAYALRGAVPVFVDCRPDTLNVDERLIEAAITDRTRAVVVVHYAGIACAMREIAELCDRHSLTLIEDNAHGLGGFYRGRPLGSFGSMAAQSFHETKNVQCGEGGALLLNDAGLVARAEVVREKGTDRSRFFRGQVDKYRWVDIGSSYLLSDVLASQLTSQLESFEEVQSRRHAVWYRYHEDLADWAIKNGVSQPAIPEGCAHPAHLYYLLLPDLENRQAFIGRLRSEGVQATFHYQPLHAAPAGARFGRVAPGGCPVTERVADRLVRLPLFADLDESGVARVIDAVRSYEVS; encoded by the coding sequence GTGAACGTAACCGACCTGACGATGGTCCCCTTCAACCGGACGCACATCTCGACGAACGAGCTGGAGTACCTGGGGGAGGCCGTGCGCCGGCGATCCACCTGCGGAGACGGGCCGTTCACCCGGCGGGCGGCCGAGCTCCTCGGAAAGATCACCAGGGCCGGCCAGGTGCTGCTGACCACCTCCTGCACGCACGCGCTGGAGATGTCGGCGATCCTGCTGGATCTCCAGCCCGGCGACGAGGTGATCATGCCGTCGTTCACCTTCGTGTCGACGGCCAACGCCTACGCGCTGCGCGGGGCGGTCCCGGTCTTCGTCGACTGCAGGCCCGACACCCTCAACGTGGACGAGCGGCTGATCGAAGCCGCGATCACCGATCGCACCCGGGCCGTCGTGGTCGTCCACTACGCGGGCATCGCGTGCGCGATGCGGGAGATCGCCGAACTCTGTGACCGGCACTCCCTCACCCTGATCGAGGACAACGCCCACGGCCTGGGCGGGTTCTACCGGGGCCGGCCGCTTGGATCGTTCGGCAGTATGGCCGCGCAGAGCTTCCACGAGACGAAGAACGTGCAGTGCGGGGAGGGAGGCGCGCTGCTCCTGAACGACGCCGGTCTCGTCGCGCGTGCCGAGGTCGTCCGGGAGAAGGGCACCGACCGCAGCCGGTTCTTCCGCGGCCAGGTCGACAAGTACCGGTGGGTGGACATCGGCTCCAGCTACCTGCTGTCCGATGTCCTGGCCTCACAGCTGACCTCACAGCTGGAGTCGTTTGAGGAGGTCCAGTCACGGCGCCATGCCGTCTGGTACCGCTACCACGAGGACCTGGCGGACTGGGCGATCAAAAACGGGGTCTCCCAGCCGGCGATCCCGGAAGGCTGCGCGCATCCGGCGCATCTGTACTACCTGCTGCTCCCGGACCTGGAGAACCGCCAGGCTTTCATCGGCCGTCTCCGGAGCGAAGGCGTGCAGGCGACGTTCCACTACCAGCCCCTGCACGCCGCGCCCGCTGGGGCGCGGTTCGGCCGGGTGGCCCCGGGCGGCTGCCCGGTCACCGAGCGGGTCGCCGACCGTCTCGTCCGGCTGCCGCTCTTCGCCGATCTGGACGAGAGCGGCGTGGCACGAGTGATCGACGCCGTCCGGTCCTACGAGGTGAGCTGA